A DNA window from Anaerocolumna sp. AGMB13020 contains the following coding sequences:
- a CDS encoding YhfC family glutamic-type intramembrane protease: MSGGNNILLQELCLGFDVFLCFGIPIIGFLLLRKKADRMLKPFLLGMAAFVISQMLIRIPLLQYVLPNFQWFLMLQTQPYAYGIFLGVTAGIFEETARLLFLQKFLKGNTRLWDGLSFGLGHGGIEAILLVGINNLTALILYPLGYLNLSDMSYFSILLGGIERIFAIAFHTGATLVVLHGIRVQKSGRYTLLAILLHGLLDSMLVILPAAFSISTAGLEIYIMVVSFLVLFFGLRLFKTGNRVQKAISENCL; encoded by the coding sequence ATGAGTGGAGGGAACAATATTTTATTACAAGAATTATGCTTGGGCTTTGATGTTTTCCTGTGTTTTGGTATCCCAATTATCGGATTCCTGCTGCTGCGAAAGAAAGCTGACCGTATGTTGAAACCTTTTCTCCTTGGTATGGCAGCTTTTGTGATCAGTCAGATGTTAATTCGAATCCCTTTGCTTCAATATGTGTTGCCGAATTTTCAATGGTTCCTTATGCTTCAGACACAGCCTTACGCATATGGTATTTTTCTTGGAGTGACTGCAGGCATATTTGAAGAAACGGCAAGACTTCTTTTCCTTCAGAAATTCCTGAAAGGAAACACCCGGCTTTGGGACGGCTTATCCTTTGGACTTGGACATGGAGGGATTGAAGCAATCTTATTGGTAGGTATCAATAATTTAACCGCTCTGATACTCTATCCTTTAGGATACCTAAACCTGTCTGATATGAGTTATTTTTCCATATTGCTGGGCGGGATTGAAAGAATTTTTGCAATAGCCTTTCATACCGGTGCCACCCTGGTAGTGCTGCACGGCATAAGGGTTCAAAAATCCGGGAGATATACTTTGCTGGCAATTCTGCTCCACGGTCTCTTAGACAGTATGCTGGTAATTCTGCCGGCAGCTTTTTCCATAAGTACTGCAGGACTTGAGATCTATATTATGGTCGTATCTTTTCTCGTTTTGTTCTTCGGGCTTCGCCTTTTTAAAACAGGAAATAGAGTACAAAAAGCTATATCTGAAAACTGCTTATAA
- a CDS encoding YitT family protein: MKKKLVDNLKEYLLISAGVELVVLGVYFFKFPNNFSIGGVTGLAILLSSLLGPKISTSTVVFVINMILLVVGYLVIGRSFGNKTAYGSILMSASLSLLEYLFPLKGPLTNEPMLELAFAVLLPAVGAAILFNIGASTGGTDVVAMILKKYSNIDIGRSLFITDLFLTLASFLIFDITTGLLSLLGLLVKSTMVDTIIENLNLHKYLTIICKDPKPISDFILNTLHRSATISDAKGAFSNQEKKIIFAVMNRSQAVQLRRFIKETEPDAFILITNTSEIVGRGFRA, encoded by the coding sequence CTGAAAAAGAAACTCGTTGACAATTTAAAAGAATATCTGCTGATATCTGCTGGTGTGGAATTAGTGGTTTTGGGAGTATATTTCTTTAAATTTCCCAATAATTTTTCCATTGGCGGTGTTACAGGCTTAGCCATTTTATTAAGCAGCCTCTTAGGACCAAAGATCAGCACCAGTACCGTTGTATTTGTAATTAATATGATCCTGCTGGTTGTAGGGTACTTGGTAATAGGCCGGAGCTTTGGTAATAAAACTGCTTACGGAAGCATCTTGATGTCTGCTTCCCTGAGTTTATTAGAATATCTCTTCCCCTTAAAGGGTCCCTTAACCAATGAACCCATGTTAGAACTGGCATTTGCCGTGCTGTTACCGGCAGTAGGTGCTGCTATTCTCTTTAATATTGGAGCTTCAACCGGTGGTACGGACGTTGTTGCCATGATACTTAAAAAATACTCAAATATTGATATCGGAAGATCACTGTTTATTACCGATCTGTTCCTGACACTGGCCTCCTTCCTGATCTTTGATATCACTACAGGCTTATTATCCCTGCTTGGCCTATTAGTGAAATCAACCATGGTAGATACCATTATTGAGAATCTGAATCTTCATAAATATCTGACGATTATATGCAAAGATCCGAAACCCATTTCGGACTTCATTCTAAATACCCTCCACCGCAGTGCTACCATCAGCGATGCCAAAGGAGCCTTCAGTAATCAGGAGAAAAAAATTATCTTTGCCGTAATGAACCGAAGTCAGGCAGTACAGCTAAGGCGTTTTATCAAAGAAACGGAACCCGATGCTTTTATATTGATAACCAATACCAGTGAAATTGTTGGCCGTGGCTTCCGGGCTTAG
- a CDS encoding TetR/AcrR family transcriptional regulator yields MNKPTARQIKKEQTKTLLLNTAFDLFSSQGFLGTRMSDIAKAAGVSHGTVFLHFNTQEEFIAEVVNHFCNKIALRTHKLSESSSSLKDLLSAHLDAISEYEAFYTRLVIENRMLSQEVRDTFIIAQSAISLHFSKVLEKIDTSSFSPALLFNMWIGLIHHYLLNGDIFAPEESVIAAYKATLTETFSSLLMQQNNKM; encoded by the coding sequence TTGAATAAACCAACTGCAAGACAAATAAAAAAAGAACAGACAAAGACATTGCTTCTCAATACAGCCTTCGATCTTTTCTCCAGCCAGGGTTTTCTGGGTACCCGGATGTCGGATATCGCAAAAGCTGCCGGGGTATCACACGGAACAGTGTTTCTTCATTTCAACACCCAGGAAGAATTTATCGCAGAGGTGGTGAATCATTTCTGCAATAAGATAGCCCTCCGTACCCATAAACTGTCTGAGTCCAGCTCCTCCCTTAAGGATTTGCTGTCAGCCCACCTTGACGCAATTTCTGAATACGAAGCTTTCTACACCCGACTGGTGATTGAGAACCGTATGTTATCCCAGGAGGTCAGAGACACCTTCATTATAGCCCAATCAGCCATTTCCCTGCATTTTAGTAAAGTCCTTGAGAAGATTGATACGTCCTCTTTCTCACCTGCCCTTCTCTTTAATATGTGGATTGGACTTATACACCATTATCTCTTAAATGGAGATATCTTTGCACCGGAAGAAAGTGTTATTGCCGCATATAAAGCTACACTGACAGAAACCTTTTCTTCACTACTGATGCAGCAGAATAACAAAATGTGA
- a CDS encoding zinc ribbon domain-containing protein — MKICISCGMPMEKTDDFPLQDESKDYCIYCARPDGTLQSYEEKLKGTTEFLIRTQGIHEKAAHELAIRTLKKLPAWKGRE, encoded by the coding sequence ATGAAAATTTGTATTTCCTGCGGAATGCCTATGGAGAAAACAGATGATTTTCCTCTACAGGATGAAAGTAAAGATTACTGTATCTATTGCGCAAGACCAGACGGCACACTTCAATCCTACGAGGAAAAGCTTAAGGGTACCACAGAATTTCTTATACGAACGCAAGGAATTCACGAGAAGGCTGCCCATGAGCTTGCAATACGTACATTAAAGAAACTGCCTGCCTGGAAAGGAAGAGAATAA
- a CDS encoding ATP-binding protein → MIETLLYFVLPLLGSVFILTTIFNGMKSIGTNITVSASKKNLILTVYMLITLLLSFTGNGLVNLITLLFIPLLGHYLYNSLRLYVIYYTGFVVALYLTDILSILLLQLLFQAGIIYLINKTAYYMVLIITIRFVEFMVLKILVNVIRRRQKEQITRRQMFNSFLLPMFSIINLFSMMYFMQVYPSESSILLFEINIALLIGLNIYFTSVFDIITRNTHLENELNLYVQQQVIQSRYYENLEQKYDNTRKLVHDIRNHILAMEHLYMEQQNLIGCQYTKDVHEILNQLGQKYYTSCKILNIILNDKVQIMQAHGIEADIKISEVDLSFIREVDITTLFANILDNAIEAAADSQDKRIILRVVMVHDFISINLKNSMLTEPVKAGTGFQSTKISHEGLGLKNVERVITNYKGDVQYEWREQYFITRIMLGL, encoded by the coding sequence ATGATCGAAACATTACTGTATTTTGTCCTTCCCCTGCTTGGAAGTGTTTTCATACTTACCACTATTTTTAATGGCATGAAAAGCATCGGTACTAATATAACCGTCTCTGCATCTAAGAAAAACCTTATCCTGACTGTATATATGTTGATAACTCTCCTGCTTTCCTTTACAGGCAACGGACTGGTCAACCTTATTACATTGCTGTTTATTCCCTTATTAGGCCACTATCTATACAACAGTCTGCGCTTATATGTCATTTATTATACAGGTTTTGTTGTTGCCTTATATCTGACAGATATTCTTTCCATCTTACTCCTGCAGCTGTTGTTTCAGGCGGGGATTATTTACTTAATCAATAAAACAGCCTATTATATGGTCCTTATCATTACCATACGGTTCGTGGAGTTTATGGTGTTAAAGATACTGGTAAATGTAATACGCAGAAGACAGAAGGAGCAGATTACCAGAAGGCAGATGTTCAACTCCTTTCTGCTTCCCATGTTTAGTATCATTAATTTGTTCAGTATGATGTATTTCATGCAGGTCTATCCATCAGAAAGCTCCATCCTTCTCTTTGAGATCAATATCGCTCTTCTTATTGGACTTAATATATACTTTACCAGTGTATTTGATATCATTACCCGGAATACCCATTTGGAAAATGAATTAAATCTCTACGTACAGCAGCAGGTAATCCAGTCCCGTTATTACGAGAATCTGGAACAGAAATATGATAATACAAGAAAGCTGGTCCATGATATCAGAAATCATATTCTGGCAATGGAGCATCTGTATATGGAACAGCAGAATCTCATAGGCTGCCAATACACCAAAGACGTTCATGAGATACTTAATCAGCTGGGACAGAAATATTACACCAGCTGTAAAATCCTAAATATTATACTCAATGACAAGGTGCAGATAATGCAGGCCCACGGCATCGAGGCTGATATTAAGATCTCGGAGGTGGATTTAAGCTTTATCCGGGAGGTGGATATCACCACGTTATTTGCCAATATTCTGGACAATGCCATTGAAGCTGCCGCAGACAGCCAGGATAAACGAATTATTCTTCGTGTTGTTATGGTACATGATTTTATATCCATTAATTTAAAGAATTCCATGTTAACGGAACCTGTAAAAGCAGGTACGGGTTTCCAGTCCACGAAAATCTCACATGAAGGATTGGGACTTAAAAATGTGGAACGAGTAATAACAAATTATAAAGGAGATGTTCAGTATGAGTGGAGGGAACAATATTTTATTACAAGAATTATGCTTGGGCTTTGA
- a CDS encoding AAA family ATPase encodes MQYLTGFNLPTQYDMDLYGLTSAYPFGVLYFKELNHIFFDRITIFYGGNGSGKSTLLNLLSDKLELPRRTAVDRTREFVDFTRKCSVSLNTEEGIKKIPSGSKIITSEDIIDGILAQRKENKSTGIKQEQSYEEYNNLKYTPFQFTSIADFDQLRKVNQTRSKTATKYIKLNAGEKTREFSNGENALRFFDKELTPGNVYLLDEPENSLSPKYQYELTKLLFDLARFFDVQFVIATHSPFVLSLEGARIYNLDEEPVEIRKWEELESIRFYHDFFMKKNHLF; translated from the coding sequence ATGCAATACCTGACAGGGTTCAACCTTCCCACGCAATACGATATGGATTTATATGGTTTAACATCAGCCTATCCCTTTGGCGTGTTGTATTTTAAGGAATTAAATCATATATTCTTTGACAGGATAACAATATTTTATGGAGGAAACGGCAGCGGGAAATCCACACTGTTAAATTTGCTGTCCGATAAACTGGAGCTCCCCAGACGGACAGCCGTTGACAGAACCAGAGAATTTGTTGATTTTACCAGAAAATGCAGTGTAAGCTTAAATACGGAAGAAGGGATTAAAAAGATACCGTCCGGAAGTAAGATAATTACCAGCGAAGATATTATAGATGGAATTCTTGCCCAGAGAAAGGAGAATAAATCAACAGGAATTAAGCAGGAACAATCCTACGAAGAATACAATAACTTAAAATACACACCTTTTCAGTTCACTTCGATAGCAGACTTTGATCAACTGAGAAAAGTAAATCAGACCAGGTCAAAAACAGCAACCAAATATATTAAGCTGAACGCAGGAGAAAAGACCAGAGAGTTCTCCAACGGAGAGAATGCTCTTCGTTTCTTTGACAAGGAGCTGACCCCAGGGAATGTCTATCTTCTGGATGAGCCGGAAAACAGTCTGTCCCCTAAGTATCAATATGAGCTGACAAAGCTTTTATTTGATTTGGCCAGATTTTTTGATGTACAGTTTGTAATAGCCACCCATTCACCTTTTGTACTGTCCCTTGAAGGTGCACGTATCTATAATCTGGATGAGGAGCCTGTTGAGATCAGAAAGTGGGAGGAACTTGAGAGTATCAGGTTCTATCATGATTTTTTTATGAAAAAGAATCATTTATTCTAG
- a CDS encoding LytR/AlgR family response regulator transcription factor, protein MISIAICDDEMSVLQHTKNLLKEYPGRELQVEVFTSGESLLNSTLEYEIILLDIDMQKLNGIETAQLIRQKNKKVKLIYVTNYSDYTVFAFAVHAFAYLLKPLKREELYRQLDEAFEYMQLPADKLLEFHTTDGIIRINPNDIFFFEYLNRKVYLRSAQGTHILKRKITELALELQDKGFFMPHKSFVVNLYSVKSIKGYDIYLSNGLTIPLSQKKSMEFRKALNHYLSEGMGLRL, encoded by the coding sequence ATGATTAGTATAGCAATCTGTGATGATGAAATGAGTGTACTGCAGCATACAAAAAATTTATTAAAGGAGTATCCGGGGAGAGAACTACAGGTTGAGGTCTTTACCAGCGGGGAGTCCCTTCTTAACAGCACCCTGGAATATGAAATCATTCTGTTAGATATCGATATGCAGAAACTAAACGGTATAGAAACAGCACAGCTGATACGGCAGAAGAACAAAAAGGTCAAATTGATCTATGTAACCAATTACAGTGATTACACCGTATTTGCCTTTGCCGTCCATGCCTTTGCCTATCTTCTTAAGCCTCTAAAGCGTGAGGAGTTATACAGGCAATTGGATGAAGCCTTTGAATACATGCAGCTGCCTGCCGATAAACTGTTGGAATTTCACACCACAGACGGAATTATACGTATAAATCCAAATGATATATTTTTTTTCGAATATCTAAACCGTAAGGTGTACTTAAGGTCAGCCCAGGGAACGCATATACTGAAACGTAAGATCACAGAGCTTGCGCTGGAATTACAGGATAAAGGGTTTTTTATGCCCCATAAGAGTTTTGTTGTTAATCTTTATTCGGTTAAGAGCATCAAAGGATACGATATCTATCTGTCAAACGGGCTTACGATTCCTCTTTCACAGAAAAAATCCATGGAATTTCGCAAAGCACTCAATCATTATCTGTCGGAAGGAATGGGATTACGCTTATGA
- a CDS encoding DUF3887 domain-containing protein, with product MKKLISVLLISFFVTVLLGGCSSSKLSDAFDKETVEKSAKQVIEYMNNAEYDKVNQLLQEDLQEQLSADVLKDAVDKTYSNAGAFKEYKNIAILGQKLKATKEDCAVAVVVAKYENQNVTFTLSFNTDMELIGLFMK from the coding sequence ATGAAAAAATTAATCTCTGTATTATTGATATCCTTCTTTGTTACTGTTTTACTCGGAGGCTGTTCTTCCAGTAAGTTATCAGATGCTTTTGATAAGGAAACCGTAGAAAAATCAGCAAAGCAGGTAATTGAATATATGAACAATGCCGAATACGACAAGGTAAACCAACTGTTGCAGGAGGACCTGCAAGAGCAGCTGTCAGCTGATGTCTTAAAAGATGCTGTTGATAAGACCTATAGCAATGCCGGTGCTTTTAAAGAATATAAAAACATAGCAATTTTAGGTCAGAAGCTTAAAGCCACAAAAGAGGACTGTGCAGTGGCAGTTGTAGTTGCCAAATATGAAAATCAAAATGTGACTTTTACCCTCAGCTTTAACACAGATATGGAATTAATCGGTTTATTTATGAAATAA
- a CDS encoding tocopherol cyclase family protein, with translation MKNLLKQKPYFEGWYFKHQIGDEILAFIPGVNREYGSEARAFLQVIAGKKAYCINYSQEDCYMDRKACYIRLGKNVFTKEGIMLDIDSEELKLKGNLLYRHPKPIAYSIMGCFRYFPFMECKHEIISMNHHLSGSLQLNNETYNLKKGIGYIEKDWGHSFPSSYLWLQCNNFNSDNCSVFLSIAHIPLWGTEFTGCICAIHYRGREYRLATYLGVRILKAAPDLIILRQGEYFLTIKIKNTPDMNSYDLNAPKKGKMNRIIKEAHLCEGTFLFKRKEQTVFHLKSRNISLEAVSDYERTPVQVSQ, from the coding sequence ATGAAGAATCTCCTGAAGCAGAAACCATACTTTGAAGGCTGGTATTTTAAACATCAGATAGGTGACGAAATACTGGCATTTATACCCGGTGTCAACAGAGAGTACGGCAGTGAGGCACGTGCCTTTCTGCAGGTAATTGCAGGAAAGAAAGCTTACTGTATCAATTATTCTCAAGAGGATTGCTATATGGACAGAAAAGCCTGCTATATCCGTTTAGGGAAAAATGTCTTTACAAAAGAAGGTATAATGCTGGATATCGATAGCGAGGAGCTGAAACTAAAAGGCAATCTTTTATACCGCCATCCAAAACCCATTGCTTACAGTATTATGGGCTGCTTCCGATATTTTCCTTTCATGGAATGTAAACACGAGATTATCAGTATGAATCATCATTTATCCGGCAGCCTGCAATTAAACAACGAGACCTATAACCTTAAGAAAGGAATAGGATATATAGAAAAAGATTGGGGGCATTCCTTTCCCAGCTCCTATCTATGGCTGCAGTGCAATAATTTCAATTCAGACAACTGCTCTGTATTTCTTTCGATTGCACATATCCCGTTATGGGGAACGGAGTTTACCGGCTGTATCTGTGCCATACACTACAGAGGCCGTGAATACCGTCTTGCCACCTATCTGGGTGTCCGTATTTTAAAAGCTGCTCCTGACCTAATAATCCTAAGACAAGGTGAATATTTCCTTACGATTAAAATAAAGAATACACCGGATATGAATTCCTACGATCTAAATGCACCAAAGAAAGGCAAGATGAACCGTATCATCAAAGAAGCTCATTTGTGTGAAGGTACTTTTCTATTCAAGCGAAAAGAACAAACAGTCTTTCATCTTAAAAGCAGAAATATCAGTTTGGAAGCAGTATCCGATTATGAACGGACTCCTGTACAGGTGTCTCAATAA
- a CDS encoding ferritin-like domain-containing protein, whose protein sequence is MLNISEKERFLIKDLQDQEKLCIDKYTKNENAAKDTELKNLFNTIKKEEQKHYDSLDQLLSGTVPSGNSKDSAGKEYNPTATYVGNFNQADKDNDTFLCTDAITTEKYVASAYNFDLFQFGDSNVRKLLNGIETEEQNHAERIYKYKTVNQMTN, encoded by the coding sequence ATGTTAAATATTTCAGAGAAAGAGCGCTTTCTTATTAAAGATTTACAGGATCAGGAGAAATTGTGTATTGATAAGTACACCAAAAACGAGAACGCCGCAAAAGATACTGAGTTAAAGAATTTATTTAATACCATCAAAAAAGAAGAACAAAAACATTACGATTCCTTAGATCAGCTTCTTAGCGGAACCGTGCCTTCTGGGAATTCTAAGGATTCAGCAGGCAAAGAATATAATCCTACGGCAACTTATGTCGGAAATTTTAATCAGGCCGACAAAGACAATGACACCTTTTTATGTACAGATGCCATCACTACTGAGAAATATGTTGCATCCGCATATAATTTTGATCTTTTCCAGTTTGGTGATTCGAATGTAAGAAAACTCCTAAATGGTATTGAGACAGAGGAACAAAATCATGCAGAAAGAATCTACAAATATAAAACAGTGAATCAAATGACGAATTAA
- a CDS encoding sulfite exporter TauE/SafE family protein, protein MEISLITFLIVCPLVFLAGVIDSIAGGGGLISLPAYLIAGIPPHYALGTNKLSSCIGTFASTARYIKNKSVNYRIGAVSVILALAGSFLGANLALMVSESVIKNLLLFVLPFTAFFVLKNKKTDDNRKPLSDKLTFLIACTASFVIAVYDGFYGPGTGTFLLLCYTVLARMDIKTASGNTKIVNLSSNIAAVVTFLLHGKVVFLLGLTAAIFSIAGHYIGSGLVLKKGYKIVKPVMLVVLALLFLTILTER, encoded by the coding sequence ATGGAGATTAGCTTAATAACCTTTTTGATTGTCTGTCCGCTGGTATTCCTGGCGGGAGTTATTGATTCCATCGCCGGGGGCGGAGGCCTCATTTCATTACCAGCCTATTTAATTGCAGGAATTCCACCCCATTATGCCCTGGGAACCAATAAACTTTCCTCGTGTATCGGAACCTTTGCTTCAACAGCAAGATACATAAAGAATAAATCCGTAAACTACCGAATTGGAGCAGTATCTGTTATTCTTGCACTGGCAGGCTCTTTTCTCGGTGCTAACCTGGCACTTATGGTAAGCGAAAGTGTTATTAAGAATCTGCTGCTGTTTGTATTGCCCTTTACGGCTTTTTTTGTGCTGAAGAATAAAAAAACGGACGATAACAGAAAACCCTTATCCGATAAGCTGACTTTTCTGATAGCTTGTACAGCTTCTTTTGTGATTGCTGTCTATGACGGCTTTTACGGTCCCGGAACAGGTACTTTCCTTCTATTGTGTTATACGGTTTTGGCCAGAATGGATATTAAGACGGCCTCCGGCAATACGAAAATCGTAAATCTCTCTTCCAATATTGCGGCGGTTGTAACTTTTCTGCTTCATGGCAAGGTGGTTTTCCTCTTAGGCCTTACGGCTGCGATCTTTAGTATAGCCGGTCATTATATTGGCTCAGGACTTGTGCTGAAGAAAGGTTATAAAATTGTAAAACCAGTTATGCTGGTGGTTCTGGCACTGCTGTTCCTGACCATATTAACTGAAAGATAA
- a CDS encoding carboxymuconolactone decarboxylase family protein, translated as MNNVNPFQVFLKESPEIAGAYNNLLATIGTAGALDDKTRQLIFIGIKASQGDTAAVTAHVPMARQAGATREEIRDSIIMTLAISGFQGISHCLVPALECFDSMN; from the coding sequence ATGAATAACGTTAATCCCTTTCAGGTATTCCTGAAAGAATCACCTGAAATAGCAGGTGCTTATAATAACCTTCTTGCTACCATAGGAACAGCGGGGGCCTTAGATGATAAGACCAGACAGCTTATCTTTATCGGTATCAAAGCCTCTCAGGGTGATACAGCCGCTGTAACTGCCCACGTACCAATGGCCAGACAAGCCGGTGCCACCAGAGAAGAAATCCGGGATTCCATCATTATGACACTTGCCATCTCCGGTTTCCAGGGAATCAGTCACTGTCTGGTTCCTGCTTTAGAATGTTTTGATTCAATGAACTAA
- a CDS encoding YbaN family protein produces MKYNPIKLLFIIFGFFALGLGIIGILLPVLPTTPFLLLASFCFAKGSKRFHQWFSSTKLYKKHLDGFVKNRAMTLKAKLSILVPASFMLILAFYFTPVIYGRIVIAIVFVFKYIYFFTRIRTIAAKEGIISSGKNYETAKVEEDTEL; encoded by the coding sequence ATGAAATATAATCCAATAAAACTATTATTTATTATTTTTGGCTTTTTTGCATTGGGGCTTGGAATAATCGGTATCCTTCTACCGGTACTTCCGACCACACCTTTTTTATTGCTGGCATCTTTTTGCTTTGCGAAGGGATCCAAGAGATTTCACCAGTGGTTCAGTTCTACGAAGCTTTACAAAAAGCACCTGGACGGTTTTGTAAAGAACAGGGCAATGACCCTGAAAGCTAAGCTTTCTATACTGGTACCGGCTTCTTTCATGCTGATATTAGCTTTCTATTTTACACCAGTTATATATGGGCGCATAGTTATTGCTATTGTTTTTGTATTCAAGTATATCTACTTTTTTACCCGTATAAGAACCATAGCAGCAAAAGAAGGCATTATCAGTTCGGGAAAAAATTATGAAACAGCTAAGGTAGAAGAGGATACAGAGCTTTGA
- a CDS encoding FAD-dependent oxidoreductase, whose protein sequence is MPSNRFTSIWEKDVSFEAREQWQGEGSVNTVIIGGGLTGLLTGYLLKQKGVDCIILEANETASGQTRNTTAKITSLHGLMYDQLIKDFGEEKATLYAKANEEAISKYENLIKENSISCNFSRLPAYVYSTGDISSLEKEIKAAAACGIQAEYTDKTTLPFPVKGAMKFPEQAQFHPLKFLQAIEKPLTIYVNSRVIGIDKDTVTTLNGKIKAKHIIMTSHYPFLITPGYYFARMHQERSYCLGLKTPYPLDGTYKEDKKNGYSFRRYEDFLILGGSGHRTGENKTGGQYEALRSFAREHFPEAEEKYCWSAQDCQTLDGIPYIGKFSEQTPNWYVATGFHKWGMTTAMVAAELLSDRITGIESPYEEVFTPQRFKLTASITSLLNETGHSAVGLVLKKLKPVPSSLSAIEEGTGRVIELEGEKVGIYKDKNNQLFAVDPMCPHLGCQLEWNEEEQTWDCPCHGSRFNYDGQLLDDPSNDSITRREFHEESPEAETIL, encoded by the coding sequence ATGCCAAGTAATCGCTTTACTTCAATTTGGGAAAAGGATGTTTCTTTTGAGGCCAGAGAACAATGGCAGGGAGAAGGAAGTGTGAATACAGTTATAATAGGTGGAGGCTTAACAGGCTTACTCACCGGTTATCTCTTAAAGCAAAAAGGTGTTGACTGCATTATTCTTGAGGCCAATGAAACTGCCTCGGGACAGACAAGAAATACAACCGCCAAGATTACCTCTCTTCATGGGCTTATGTATGATCAGCTGATAAAAGATTTTGGTGAAGAGAAAGCAACTCTTTATGCCAAAGCAAATGAAGAAGCCATATCGAAATACGAAAATCTAATAAAAGAGAATTCCATCTCCTGTAATTTTAGCAGGCTTCCTGCTTATGTGTATTCCACCGGCGATATCTCTTCCCTGGAGAAGGAGATAAAAGCTGCGGCTGCCTGTGGCATCCAGGCAGAATATACAGATAAAACCACTCTTCCCTTTCCGGTAAAAGGAGCAATGAAGTTCCCGGAACAAGCACAGTTTCATCCTCTTAAATTCCTCCAGGCTATAGAAAAACCGCTTACGATATATGTAAACTCCAGAGTCATAGGCATTGATAAAGATACCGTTACAACTCTTAATGGTAAAATAAAAGCAAAACATATAATAATGACTTCACATTATCCTTTCCTGATTACGCCGGGATATTATTTTGCCAGAATGCATCAGGAACGATCTTATTGTCTTGGTCTTAAGACCCCTTACCCACTGGATGGAACCTACAAGGAGGATAAGAAAAACGGGTATTCCTTCCGCCGTTATGAAGATTTCTTAATACTTGGTGGCAGCGGTCACAGAACCGGGGAAAATAAAACCGGCGGTCAGTATGAAGCCTTAAGGAGTTTTGCAAGGGAGCATTTTCCCGAGGCTGAGGAGAAATACTGTTGGTCTGCACAGGATTGCCAGACTCTTGATGGAATTCCTTATATCGGTAAGTTTTCAGAACAGACACCCAACTGGTATGTGGCGACTGGTTTTCATAAATGGGGCATGACCACAGCAATGGTGGCTGCCGAATTACTCAGTGATAGGATAACAGGAATAGAAAGTCCCTATGAGGAAGTCTTTACCCCTCAGCGGTTTAAACTGACGGCTTCCATAACCAGCCTTCTTAATGAAACCGGACACAGTGCTGTGGGACTGGTCTTAAAGAAGTTAAAACCTGTCCCTTCCAGTTTATCTGCGATTGAAGAAGGTACCGGACGTGTCATAGAGCTGGAGGGTGAGAAGGTAGGCATATATAAAGATAAGAATAACCAGCTGTTTGCCGTGGATCCCATGTGTCCCCATCTGGGATGCCAGCTGGAATGGAATGAAGAAGAGCAGACCTGGGACTGCCCCTGTCACGGCTCCCGTTTTAATTACGATGGGCAGTTATTGGATGACCCCTCTAACGACTCCATTACAAGGAGGGAATTTCATGAAGAATCTCCTGAAGCAGAAACCATACTTTGA